The following coding sequences are from one Schizosaccharomyces osmophilus chromosome 1, complete sequence window:
- the gpd1 gene encoding glycerol-3-phosphate dehydrogenase Gpd1, producing the protein MSSAPHQTTAAAAASNMDQAPKKRLAVGVIGSGNWGTAIAKICGENARAHGHHFRSKVRMWVFEEEIEHKGEKRKLTEVFNETHENVKYLPGVECPPNVIAVPDVREVARRSDVLVFVVPHQFINKVCDQMAGHLRPNAVGISCIKGVSVGKDGVRLFSDVIQEKLGIYCGVLSGANVANEVAKEQFCETTIGYKPPQAVISAEQIVAIFDRPYFSVVSVDDVAGVALGGALKNIVAMAVGFADGLEWGGNTKSAIMRRGLLEMQKFATTFFESEPGTMVEQSCGIADLVTSCLSGRNNRVAEAYVKSGKPIDVLEKELLGGQLLQGASTAKEVHEFLSTKDMVNDFPLFRSVYNICYENMDAKDLIQVLQPLKEESENEGGTETE; encoded by the coding sequence ATGTCTTCTGCTCCTCATCAAACTACTGCTGCCGCTGCCGCTTCAAACATGGACCAAGCTCCCAAGAAGCGTTTGGCTGTTGGTGTTATCGGTTCCGGTAACTGGGGTACCGCCATTGCCAAGATCTGTGGTGAAAACGCCCGTGCTCACGGTCACCACTTCCGCTCCAAGGTCCGTATGTGGgtctttgaagaagaaatcgaacACAAGGgtgaaaagagaaagctCACCGAAGTTTTCAACGAGACTCACGAAAACGTAAAGTATCTTCCTGGTGTCGAATGCCCTCCCAACGTCATCGCCGTTCCTGATGTTCGTGAAGTCGCCCGTCGCTCTGATGTTTTGGTCTTTGTCGTCCCTCACCAATTCATCAACAAAGTTTGCGACCAAATGGCCGGTCACCTCCGTCCCAACGCAGTCGGTATCTCTTGTATCAAGGGTGTTTCCGTCGGCAAAGACGGTGTCCGTCTCTTTTCCGATGTCATCCAAGAAAAGCTTGGCATCTACTGTGGTGTTCTTTCCGGTGCCAACGTTGCCAACGAAGTCGCCAAGGAACAATTCTGTGAAACCACCATTGGTTATAAGCCCCCTCAAGCCGTCATCTCTGCCGAGCAAATCGTCGCCATCTTTGACCGTCCCTACTTCTCGGTCGTCTCCGTCGACGACGTTGCCGGTGTCGCCCTCGGTGGTGCTTTGAAGAACATCGTCGCCATGGCCGTCGGTTTCGCCGATGGTTTGGAATGGGGTGGTAACACAAAGTCTGCCATCATGCGTCGTGGTTTGTTGGAAATGCAAAAGTTTGCTACcactttctttgaaagtGAACCCGGTACTATGGTCGAGCAATCTTGTGGTATTGCTGACTTGGTTACCTCTTGCTTGAGTGGCCGTAACAACCGTGTTGCCGAGGCTTATGTCAAGTCTGGTAAGCCCATCGACGTTCTTGAGAAGGAACTCTTGGGTGGTCAGCTTTTGCAAGGTGCTTCCACTGCTAAGGAAGTCCATGAATTCCTTTCCACCAAGGACATGGTCAACGACTTCCCCTTGTTCCGTTCCGTTTACAACATTTGCTACGAGAACATGGACGCCAAGGATTTGATCCAAGTCCTCCAACCTTTGAAGGAAGAATCCGAAAACGAAGGTGGTACTGAAACCGAGTAA